From the genome of Gemmatimonadaceae bacterium:
GGTTCGGGGACGTGCAGGTGCGCCACACCCGATTCCGGTACACGCCCGACGCGGCCGCGGGCATCGGTGAACGCGCCATGGACTGGACGTTTCTCAACCCGAAGATCGGCGTGACGGTACCTCTCCGCGCAGGCATCACGGCGTTTGCTTCTGTCGGTCGCACCGCCCGTGAGCCGGCGCGCAGCGATCTCCTGGCCGGGGACGACGACCTCAATGCGGGCAACGTCGAAGACTACGGAGACTTCGGCCGCGTGCGTCCGGAGTCCGTTCGCGACCTCGAGCTGGGCGTGTCGGTGGCACGTTCACGCTGGGACCTGTCGGTGAACCTCTACGACATGAACTTTCGCAACGACATCGCGCGCATCGGTGCTCCGACGGCGTCGGGTTCGGTGCTGCGGCGCAACGTTGGCGCGAGCTATCGACGCGGCATCGAGGTCGACGCTCGGTGGCAGCCGATCGAACGGCTGGCGCTCGGCGGCAATGCGACGTGGAGCACCAACCGGATTCGCGCCTTCACGGACTCCTCGCGCGGCGTCCCGGTGGTGCGGCGCAACGTGGAACCCCTGCTGACGCCGCGACTGCTCACCACCCAGCGTGCGGACCTCACGGTCACGAAGTCGCTGCTTGCCTCGATCGAGGGCCGTTATCAGTCGAGGGCGTTTCTCGACAACACCGGCAGCGTGGATCGTGTGCTTCCGGCGTACTACCAGCTCGATGCCGCGGTGCGCGTCGTGCGGGCGCGCTACGCGCTCACCGTGCGTGCGGTGAACCTCGCCAACAACGATCAGTTCGGGAGCGGGTCGGTGTCGTCGTCGGGGACCGTGCGGTACTTCGTGCTTCCGGCGCGCTCGCTCTTCGCGACCTTCGACGTCGCGTTCTGACGTTCAGCGGAGGGAAGGGGGAGACGAGCGGCCTTTCTGGTCGGACGCGGCGACGGCGGGGCGACTCACGGCGCGCTCGGCCGGGCCGCGTCCCGGGGCAAAGACCTCGACCGACAGGGAGAACGTGCGTGCCTCGTTGGGGAGCAGGGCGCCCACGCCGACAACCTGGCGCGAGACCTCCTCGCCCTTCTCGTTGCGGATCACGATCACGACAGAGTACTCCCACGCTTCGCCCGGCGGAGGATGCGGCACCGCACCCTCCACGCGCAGTGGCGTGAAGCTCGCCTGGGATCGTGCCGTGGCCGCCGCGGTTGGGTCAAATCGCAGGTGATGGCGGCACCCCGGGCAGACCGCGGCGCTTTCGAGGATCGTCGCCCGGCAGTGCGGACACGTGCGCGTGGCCCCGGGCGGACCCTCACGCACCGGGCTCATAGATCGCCGCCGGTCTCCCCGTTAGGCGAACGGTGATTCCCATCCTGCCAGCCAAACTCCACGCGCCCACGCATCCGTGAGCCCGCGGCCACCGTAAACGTTCCGGCCTTGAGGTCGCCGTTCATCACGCCGCCCTCCTGCAGCTCAACACGCGCCGCGTCGATGACGTTGCCCTCCAACTCGCCGCCAATGACCACGGCGTTCGCCTTCACGCCGCCCGTCAGTCGAGCGCCCGGTTCGATCGTGAGGTTACCCTCCACGTGGACGTCGCCCTTGAAACGGCCAGCAATCCGGATGTGTCCGGTGCCGTCGATCTTGCCTTCGATCGTGATGTCCGAGCCGATCACCGATTCCTTGACCTCGCGGACCGGTGTCCGTCGCACCGCGTCGTAGCTCGGCGCGGCTTCGGCCGGCGTGGGGTCATCGCGGCGCGTGATCGGGTCCGGGGTGAGGAGCGCGGACTCGCGCTTGGGGGCTACGGGTTCCTTCCAGAGTGCCATGGATGAGACTCCTGTGTGGGGCACCGACGGTTACAGCACGGATCATGTCGGCGCTGTCAGATGGGTCACCAAATTCGCTCCACACCAACCCAACGACCGCTCGTCAGCGGCGAACATCGCAGACTCCGGGTTCCGGTCGTCTCCAGCTGCCTTCATTGGAATCGTGTCATCGGAAGCGTGGTGTCGCGTTTCCGAAGCGCGCTCCCCTGGTGCGGACTGAGCCCGTCACTGCGACGTAACCGTGCGAGCGCATCGTCAAAGGCTCGGCGCTCCGCGGTGTCCGTGCGCGTTCGCCGCGAGAACCGGTCAAGCTCCTCATCGGTCAGCCCCTGTTCCCTGAGTACCTGTCGAACGGTGAGGCGCAGTTTCGCGCGCAACTTTTCCTGCGCGCGCGTGGACGTGTTGCGAGGGTCGGCCAACTCGGCATTTGCCCGTTCGCGGAGCGTGTCGATCGCGGGGTACGTGCGCACTATGGCGTCGAGTTGTTCCGAGGGAATGCCCCGCCCGGCAGCGGCCTGCGCCATTGCGGTGCACACGTCTCCCTTCATCGGGCCAGCGAGCATGATCGCGCAGGAGGCGGCGCGCACAGAACCTCCAGGAGGGGGCGTGAACCGACCGCAATGTGAGAAGCGGTCCGAAGCCCGTCAACTCATCCTCATGCCTGCCTCGCCGATACCGTCCGGTGGCCCACGACTTCTTTCGCGCCGCCTGCGTGGCGACGATGTACCTGCTGTTGTCCGCGGCCGGCGATCCGAACCGCGCGCCGATTCGGCCCTCGCAGCGCTCGCGTCATGTCGGGGCCGACCCGGGCGCGACGCCGCGCGTTCATGCGTCGGGACTGCTGCCAGTGCCTGCGGGTGGGACAGGCGCGCAGCCGCTCCACGCGGCATCGGGCGTGTGGACATGCCCAACGGGCTGATCCAGCGGATCTCGCCTGCCTGGGCGCCGTCCGTCTGCTGGAACGCCTGGGGTCGACGAACAACCACCGGTGCATGAACTGCTGAAGCCACCCTGACGCCGGACCATTCATCGTGCAGATTCCCCGCTCCCGCAGTCCCAGGTTCTCCTCTGTCCTCGACCGCCATCCCATGCTTCGCTCATTCGTGCTCGTCACGCTCCTTGCCGTTGCCTGTCGCAGTGGTTCGTCCGCTGGCGCTGCCGGCGGTGCGCCTGCCGCGGTCGCCGCACGTCCCGCGGAGGTGACTGCGGCCAACATCGCGCTGGGTGACTCGCTGTTCAACAACGGTGGATGCATGCGCTGTCACGGCCGTGCGGGTATTGGCGCAACCGGTGGCCCGATGCTGAACGACAGCCAGTGGCTGCAGCTAAAGAGCGGGAGCTACGAGGAGATCGTGGGCATCATCACGAGCGGCGTGCCGGCCGCCAGCATCAAGGACTCGACCCATAAGTTTCCCATGGGCGCGCGCGGCGGCCGCATGAACCTCACGGACCCGCAGATCAAGGCCGTGGCCGCGTATGTGTATTCGCTGAGCCACAAGTAGACCGCTCCAGCGTGACCGCAGCGCCCGGTGATGAGCCGGGCGCTGTGTCTTCATGGCATGGGCACGTACTTGTGCTCACCCGTCAGCTTGTGCGGGGCCTGCTGCTTCTGGCCAGCCGTTCCGATGACGACGGTGGTCGTCAGCGCGGATGCCGCCGCGCAGTTCGGTCCACGTGAAATCTTCGGGGAGTACGGCGTCGGGCTGGCGTGGCGTGGTCCGCCGCCCATCTTTGGCGGGTCGATGCGTTCCTGAACTGCCACCCGACTCTCCCATGCGTCATCGCGTACTCCTGACTGCCCTCGTGGCGCCGGCGCTGGCCACCGCCCAGGGACCGGGCGCTGCTCGTCCTGGTTCCCTTCGCGCTCTGGATCCAGCCGACCTGGCGTCCTGGAACTCCATCCGCAGTACGGCGACATCGTGGGACGGCAAGTGGTTCGCCTACGTCGTCGCCCCCAACGAAGGCGATGGATCCGTCAAACTGCGCTCCACCGGTGCCGACGCCGTCGAGAAGACGTGGCCGATCGGCGAACCGTCTGCCGGAGGAGGTGGAGGGCCGTTCGGCCCGGCCGCCGATGCGTCGCTCGCGATCTCCGGGGATGCACGATGGCTGGCGTTCACGACCTACCCCAAGGCGGCCGACGCAAAAAAGCTGCGCAAGGATCGCAAGCCCCTGCAGAATGGGCTCACGCTGGTGAACGTCGCGACGGGCGAGAAGCGCGACTTCGACAAGGTCCGACGGTTTGCGTTTGCCGGAGACGCCCCGAGCTGGCTCGTGATGCATCGCTATGCCGCGGAAGGGGCCCCATCCGCGGACCTCCTGTTGCTCGACCTGCGTTCAGGCACGATCTCCACGATCGGCTCCGTGGGCGAATGGGCACTCGATGACACCGGAGCCCAGCTCGCGTGGACGACGGAGGTGCGCGACCAGGTCGGCAATGGTGTGCAGCTGCGTCACCTCGCGACCGACGTGGTCCGGTCGCTCGACAGTGACAAGGCGTTGTACCGGCGGCTCACCTGGACCGACTCCGGCTTTGCGCTGACGGTGCTCCGGGGCGTGGTCGACAGCGCGGCGTCCGACACGGCGTATTCGATCGTTGGCTGGACCGGCAACGCGACGCAGCCCACGCGCTCGGCGTTCGCTGTGGCCGATGTCGCGTCGTTCCCGGCTGGCCTGCGCATTTCTCCGGATCGTGCGCCGCGGTGGAGCACCGATCGGTCGGCTTTCTTCTTCGGCATCAGCGCTCGGCGCACCGGCCCGGAATCGAAGGCCACGCGTCCCGATGTGCGCCCGGTAGCCGGCACGCCTGGAGCGATGCAGTCACCGGCGGGCGCCGGGGGCAGCGATGACGACCTGCCGAGCCTGGTCATCTGGCACGGCAAGGGCGACCCACGCCTGCAGTCCCAGCAGCAAGTCGAGGAGAACCGCGACAAGCAGTACTCCTATCTCGCCGAGTATCGATTGGGCACAAAGACGTTCCTGCGACTCGCGACCGATGAGCTGCGCGAGGTGCAGCTGACGCCGCGCGATCGATTTGCCTACGGGTACGATCGTCGCGCCTACGAGCGCCGCGATGCCATCGACGGAGGTCAGCGCCGCGACATCCTCGCCATCGACCTGGCCACGGGCGCGCGCTCGGTGATCCGGTCCGCGGCGAAGTACAACCTGTTCCCATCGCCCGACGGCACGAAGGCGCTCTACTACGACGACGGGCAATACCACATCTACGACTTCGCGACGAAGGCGTCGACGCCGATCACCACGGGCGCTCCGACCAGCTTCGTGGATACGGAGGACGATCACAACGTCGATCGTCCGCCGGTGCAGCCCGTGGGTTGGGCCGCCGACAATCAGTCGGTGCTGCTCTTCGACAACTACGACGTATGGAAGGTGGGCATCAGGGGTGGCGCGTTCGTGAACCTCACGGGCAATGGGCGCAAGGAGCGTATCCGCTACACACGGCGCCTCGTCATCAACCCGAAGGAACGCGGGATCGACCTCGCGCAACCCGTGTATTTGCAGACCTACGGCGAGAAGACCAAGAAGGAGGGACTGGCCCGCGTCATGCCGGGCAAGGCCGGTGCCGAAGTGCTGTTGTGGGACGACGCGAAGTTCACCGTGAATCGTGCGCGCAACGCCGACACGTGGGTGTACACACGCCAGACCTTCCGGGACTTTCCGGATTACTACGTCGCCGAGAAGACGTTCGCGGCGCCTCGCCGCCTGACGAACGCCAACCCACAGCAGGCGGACTACGCGTGGTCCAGCGGTGCGCAGCTCGTGAACTACGTGAGCGACAAGGGCGACTCGCTGCAGGGTGCGCTCTTCCTCCCGGCGAACTACGAGCCGGGCCGGAAGTATCCGACCATGGTGTACATCTACGAAAAGCTCTCGCAGAGTCTGCACCAGTACGCCGTGCCCAACGAGACGCGGGCATTCAACCCCAGTGTCTACACGAGCCGCGGGTACGCCGTGCTCATGCCCGACATCGTGTACAAGATCAACGACCCGGGCATGTCCTCCGTGTGGTGCGTGGTGCCCGCGGTGAAGGCGGCGATCGCGACCGGGATCGTGGATCCGGCGAAGGTGGGGCTCCACGGCCACTCGTGGGGCGGCTACCAATCCTCGTTCCTCGCCACGCAGACCGGCAAGCTCTTCGCCGGCATCGTGACCGGCGCGCCGCTCACCGACATGGTCTCGATGTACAGCTCGGTCTACTGGAACACGGGCACGGCCGACATGGCGATCTTCGAATCGTCGCAGGGACGCTTCAAGGGCAGCTACATCGAGAATCGCGACGCCTACATCCGCAACTCGCCGGTGTTCTTCGCAGACAAGGTCGAGACGCCGGTCATGATCCTGCATAACGAGAAGGACGGCGCCGTCGACTTCAACCAGGGCATCACCTGGTTCAACACCCTGCGTGAGCAGGGGAAGGACGTGATCATGCTGCAGTACGTGGGCGAGAACCACGGCCTGCAGCTGCCGAAGAACCAGAAGGACTACACCCTGCGCATGGCGGAGTACTTCGACCACTTCCTCATGGGCAAGCCCGCGCCGGAGTGGCTCAGGAACGGCATTCCGCGGCTGCAGATGGAGGAGCACCTCAAGTCGCGACAGAAGAAGCCCAAGGTTGCTTCCTGACCGCAGGTGGTGAGCGAAGGCGCAGAGATCACGGGGTGGGGGGCAGCCATGCCCCCCGCCGTCCTCACCAACGACGACCTTTCGACGTTTCTCGAGACGTCGGACGAGTGGATCACCACGCGCACCGGCATGAAGGAGCGCCGCGTCTCGCATGTGAATGCCGTGGAGCTGGCGGCCCTCGCCGCGTCGCGCGCGCTCGCCTGCGCTGGTCTGCCCCCCGAGCAGCTCGACCTGATCATCTACGGCAGCTGCAGCAACGAAGAGGCCGTGCCCAACAGCGCATCGGGGGTCCAGGTGTCCCTCGGCGCCACGCGCGCCGCGTCGATGGATCTCAACACCGCCTGCACCAGCTTCCTCTACGGGTTGTCCACGGCGACGGCCATGATCCGCACCGGCGTCGTCCGCAACGCGGTGGTCATCGGCGTCGAACTCATCTCGCGGTACATGGATTGGAGCAATCGCAACGTGGCCGTGCTGTTTGGTGACGGGGCGGCCGCGGTAGTGCTCCAGGCCAGCAGTGCGCCGTTGGGGGTCGTCGGCAGCGTGTTGGGCTGCGACGCCGAAGCGCGGCACACGCTGCGTGTGCGTGGCGTGGGATGCGGCTACGCGGGGCTGGGAGTGTCGTTTGGGGACACGCTGTGGGACTTTGACGGCCCGACGATCTTCAAGCGCGCCGTCAAGGGAATGAGCGAGGCGTCGGCGCGCGTCCTGGCCGAGGCCGGCGTCGCGTCAGGCGATGTTGACCTGGTCGTGCCTCACCAGGCGAACCTGCGCATCATCGAAGCCGTGGCGAAGTATGCAGGTATCGGGATGGATCGCGTGGTGACCACGGTGCACAAGTACGGCAACATGAGCGCGGCCACTGTCCCCGTCGCCCTCGTCGAGGCGCTCGAGGCGGGTCGCGTCCGCGCCGGGAGTCTTCTGCTGCTTCCGGGCTTCGGTGCCGGCCTCACCTTCTGCGCCCTGTTGGTCCGTTGGGGCGAGCGCACCGTGCCGCTCGGCTACTCCTCGCGCGCGCTGCCGGAGCCGGAGCGGACCGCCCTCCAGATGGTCAACGAGATTCGCGCGCGACAGGACCCGCACGGTCGCTCCGCGACAGGACTGCACGCCCCGGTGTTCGCCGAGTCGTCGCTGCACGGCTGAGCGATCCGAACCGGTCAAGCACGCCGGAAGCCGGGGCGACATATTGTGTGTCCCGCCTCTCTGGAGTTCACTACATGCTTCGCCCTGCTGTCGTCGCCCTCTCGGCACTGCTCGCCCTCCCGCTCGCCGCCCAGGCCCCGGCCGGCTGGCACGAGCGGGTGGACCGGAGCACGAGTGCCAGCGACCCCGACAACACGCCCGACATCAAGTTCGTGACGATGGGGAACGGCTTCCACGTGACCACTGGCCCCGCGGTCACGCTCTGGAAGAACGAAAACACGGCGACCGGTGCCTACACGCTCAAAGGTCGCTTTCGGCT
Proteins encoded in this window:
- a CDS encoding cytochrome c, producing MLRSFVLVTLLAVACRSGSSAGAAGGAPAAVAARPAEVTAANIALGDSLFNNGGCMRCHGRAGIGATGGPMLNDSQWLQLKSGSYEEIVGIITSGVPAASIKDSTHKFPMGARGGRMNLTDPQIKAVAAYVYSLSHK
- a CDS encoding polymer-forming cytoskeletal protein translates to MALWKEPVAPKRESALLTPDPITRRDDPTPAEAAPSYDAVRRTPVREVKESVIGSDITIEGKIDGTGHIRIAGRFKGDVHVEGNLTIEPGARLTGGVKANAVVIGGELEGNVIDAARVELQEGGVMNGDLKAGTFTVAAGSRMRGRVEFGWQDGNHRSPNGETGGDL
- a CDS encoding S9 family peptidase, producing MRHRVLLTALVAPALATAQGPGAARPGSLRALDPADLASWNSIRSTATSWDGKWFAYVVAPNEGDGSVKLRSTGADAVEKTWPIGEPSAGGGGGPFGPAADASLAISGDARWLAFTTYPKAADAKKLRKDRKPLQNGLTLVNVATGEKRDFDKVRRFAFAGDAPSWLVMHRYAAEGAPSADLLLLDLRSGTISTIGSVGEWALDDTGAQLAWTTEVRDQVGNGVQLRHLATDVVRSLDSDKALYRRLTWTDSGFALTVLRGVVDSAASDTAYSIVGWTGNATQPTRSAFAVADVASFPAGLRISPDRAPRWSTDRSAFFFGISARRTGPESKATRPDVRPVAGTPGAMQSPAGAGGSDDDLPSLVIWHGKGDPRLQSQQQVEENRDKQYSYLAEYRLGTKTFLRLATDELREVQLTPRDRFAYGYDRRAYERRDAIDGGQRRDILAIDLATGARSVIRSAAKYNLFPSPDGTKALYYDDGQYHIYDFATKASTPITTGAPTSFVDTEDDHNVDRPPVQPVGWAADNQSVLLFDNYDVWKVGIRGGAFVNLTGNGRKERIRYTRRLVINPKERGIDLAQPVYLQTYGEKTKKEGLARVMPGKAGAEVLLWDDAKFTVNRARNADTWVYTRQTFRDFPDYYVAEKTFAAPRRLTNANPQQADYAWSSGAQLVNYVSDKGDSLQGALFLPANYEPGRKYPTMVYIYEKLSQSLHQYAVPNETRAFNPSVYTSRGYAVLMPDIVYKINDPGMSSVWCVVPAVKAAIATGIVDPAKVGLHGHSWGGYQSSFLATQTGKLFAGIVTGAPLTDMVSMYSSVYWNTGTADMAIFESSQGRFKGSYIENRDAYIRNSPVFFADKVETPVMILHNEKDGAVDFNQGITWFNTLREQGKDVIMLQYVGENHGLQLPKNQKDYTLRMAEYFDHFLMGKPAPEWLRNGIPRLQMEEHLKSRQKKPKVAS
- a CDS encoding beta-ketoacyl-ACP synthase 3, which codes for MPPAVLTNDDLSTFLETSDEWITTRTGMKERRVSHVNAVELAALAASRALACAGLPPEQLDLIIYGSCSNEEAVPNSASGVQVSLGATRAASMDLNTACTSFLYGLSTATAMIRTGVVRNAVVIGVELISRYMDWSNRNVAVLFGDGAAAVVLQASSAPLGVVGSVLGCDAEARHTLRVRGVGCGYAGLGVSFGDTLWDFDGPTIFKRAVKGMSEASARVLAEAGVASGDVDLVVPHQANLRIIEAVAKYAGIGMDRVVTTVHKYGNMSAATVPVALVEALEAGRVRAGSLLLLPGFGAGLTFCALLVRWGERTVPLGYSSRALPEPERTALQMVNEIRARQDPHGRSATGLHAPVFAESSLHG